One Pseudomonas tolaasii NCPPB 2192 genomic window carries:
- a CDS encoding WGR domain-containing protein: MDPITQPVTFTQLLHSHDGAAVPIDDVLFLALPLLRQVAQLHERGLVAQISYLDVLQGPERTLQLRHPDGVTPRLALEAIKRVQPNPESALNIVGTVRLTRDSETGVAITDLQVQEDRQQAIDHPVFLTELHSWEHALGHHDEITDIFQLGQLLACLACGLDFADINDLKAFARHRRNLFQLNGRLNPVLANLIVEMTELNRHERATDVGSLARRLESWREQPASLDVERVLAQAEGPASRRTVVLEHLRNRLFDLSRRNRLLYFRPTQANVNLTVASVPLVMRVESIRPEALCTWQPTFGGFSEQVLSGKPVGLQQWLRFEDQTWLQASLERIIQETRRDRAEFGFSNLRLVVAFMRWHNLKDTPEERIATPLLWLPVELSRKKGVRDQFMLQCDETEAEFNPVLRHQLRQLYDIQLPETVDLQKVSLEDIHADIARQIKLTEPGVELRLQSKPQIELIHQKAVQHLHHFQRRRARQRSASPLVRPDFSYDREDYRPLGLQLFQQKVLPSALPLRLAVGAKPSLRDQHPQMVARSAENSTYALPENQGHRYAWDIDLTQVTLANFNYRKMSLVRDYAQLIDEPAQNEAFDRMFSIEPRDVEVQAPDPIPLPQQWNVVAGDATQNAAVSLARTGRNFIIQGPPGTGKSQTITNLIADYAARGLRVLFVCEKRAALDVVFHRLQQSELGDLCCLIHDSQTDKKAFVADLRECYERWIADDAQSTRLQTRRSATLATLGQQLGLIEHFEQAMAGVPDTLACSVRELVRHLVELPAVAATLPPEALERLPEWRHWQAQTDLTQRLYQAVNERFGLDSFARHPFSHLASSLITHEHAYGQLKAFVDEAGGLMDRVEALLESESGLLSTDTRLADARLLTQAAEELSSANLAEHLDLLEPGSAGSQALHTEQAALQALAVQQHSASETTRHWRNKLGLQDTQAAQGLAQRLESSPLRWLQPAWWRLRGELQRRYDFSQHAIRPSYLSVLDNLAREHTATAALQAEQQRLQARYGTQDIGLFVQHLQALLQQLGTSPLLRQWVEGLRGNPDALPGVRREASLRQPVARLAEQVAQCCVFEPTLSLGQLAEYLRDLREELDELPDTLPLLNELHHADPACLLAVQQHALPQRALEGLIAQENLTRLYRANPPLARFDGVALSLAAHQVSAAESSLLKHNAHVLSATLHQRFQEHVKQSAMSVTQLDAQAREFKKAYAKGRRELEHELGKTMRYRSIREMASGDSGRVINDLKPIWLMSPLSVSDTLPLTPDLFDVVIFDEASQIPSEEAVPALSRAQQVIVVGDEMQLPPTNFFSSAGDQEDNELIAMEDGEQIAINLDADSLLSQAARNLPATLLAWHYRSRHEALISFSNAAFYEGRLITIPDRRIERPAPAQEPLNSADAQAVTQGADTLLDSPISFLKMSDGVYLARSNLAEARYIAQLIRELLQRETGLSLGIVAFSEAQQGAIEQALEDLAASDSAFATRLEREYVREDAGQFNGLFVKNLENVQGDERDVIILSICYAPGPNGKMLMNFGPINQRGGEKRLNVIFSRARKRMAIVSSIEAEAITNTHNDGAAALRAFLQFAQASAGGDAPRSQGILANLNPGAKQSFAVSLPKDSLRSALAAELRKRGHTVQEYVGRSQFRCDLAISDASGDYFNLGILLDGDAAIATDVRERYIFRPTVLRSFGWKIIDVLSHDWLRAPQDVLNRIEALLRGEETAVLPEPEPAVEPEPVEDAPPPTSEATLAMREFTFGEGNSNKFWRIAVTDAEVVVNFGRIGTKGQTLIKALESPERAAREAEKLIAEKVRKGYQEQTGQRQAD, encoded by the coding sequence ATGGACCCAATAACCCAACCCGTCACGTTCACTCAGTTACTGCACAGCCACGATGGCGCTGCCGTACCCATTGATGACGTGTTGTTCCTCGCGCTGCCGCTGCTGCGTCAGGTGGCGCAGTTGCATGAGCGCGGGCTTGTCGCTCAGATCAGCTACCTCGACGTTCTCCAGGGACCGGAGCGCACCCTGCAATTACGCCACCCCGACGGGGTTACGCCGCGCCTGGCGCTGGAAGCGATCAAGCGCGTTCAGCCCAACCCGGAGTCGGCGCTGAATATCGTTGGCACGGTGCGGCTGACTCGGGACTCGGAAACGGGTGTAGCGATTACCGACCTGCAAGTCCAGGAAGATCGGCAGCAGGCCATCGACCACCCGGTATTCCTGACGGAGTTGCACAGCTGGGAGCACGCGCTGGGGCATCACGACGAAATCACCGATATTTTCCAGCTTGGCCAGTTGCTGGCCTGCCTGGCGTGCGGGCTGGATTTTGCCGATATCAATGACCTCAAGGCGTTTGCCCGACACCGGCGCAACCTGTTCCAGCTCAATGGCCGGCTCAACCCGGTGCTGGCCAACCTGATCGTGGAGATGACCGAGCTCAACCGCCATGAGCGCGCTACTGACGTCGGCTCACTCGCGCGGCGCCTGGAATCCTGGCGTGAGCAACCGGCCAGCCTGGACGTCGAGCGCGTGCTGGCCCAGGCCGAAGGCCCGGCTTCGCGACGTACCGTGGTGCTGGAACACCTGCGTAACCGGTTGTTCGACTTGTCACGGCGTAATCGTCTGCTGTATTTCCGCCCGACCCAGGCTAACGTCAACCTGACCGTTGCCAGCGTGCCGTTGGTGATGCGCGTCGAAAGCATCCGCCCTGAAGCCCTGTGCACCTGGCAGCCGACGTTCGGCGGTTTTTCCGAGCAGGTCCTCAGCGGCAAGCCCGTGGGGTTGCAGCAATGGCTAAGGTTTGAAGACCAGACCTGGCTGCAGGCATCACTGGAACGCATCATCCAGGAAACCCGTCGCGACCGCGCCGAGTTCGGCTTCAGCAATCTGCGGCTGGTCGTGGCCTTCATGCGCTGGCACAACCTGAAAGACACGCCTGAAGAGCGCATCGCCACCCCGCTGCTGTGGCTGCCGGTTGAGTTGAGCCGTAAAAAGGGTGTACGCGACCAATTCATGTTGCAGTGCGACGAAACCGAGGCCGAATTCAACCCGGTGCTGCGCCATCAACTGCGCCAGCTTTACGATATTCAATTGCCGGAAACCGTCGACCTGCAAAAGGTCTCGCTGGAAGACATCCACGCTGATATTGCACGCCAGATCAAACTGACCGAGCCCGGCGTTGAACTGCGCCTGCAAAGCAAACCGCAAATCGAACTGATCCATCAAAAAGCGGTGCAGCACCTGCACCATTTTCAGCGCCGGCGTGCGCGCCAGCGCTCGGCCTCGCCATTGGTGAGGCCGGACTTCAGTTACGACCGCGAAGATTACCGTCCACTGGGCCTGCAGTTGTTCCAGCAAAAGGTTCTCCCCAGCGCGCTGCCGCTGCGACTGGCGGTCGGCGCCAAACCTTCGCTGCGCGATCAACACCCGCAAATGGTCGCCCGCAGTGCCGAAAACAGCACCTATGCCTTGCCCGAGAACCAGGGGCATCGCTATGCCTGGGACATCGACCTGACCCAGGTCACCCTGGCCAACTTCAACTACCGCAAGATGTCGCTGGTACGTGACTACGCACAGTTAATCGACGAACCGGCACAAAACGAAGCGTTCGACCGGATGTTCTCCATCGAACCGCGGGACGTCGAAGTGCAGGCTCCGGACCCGATTCCGCTGCCGCAACAGTGGAACGTGGTCGCCGGCGACGCGACGCAAAATGCTGCCGTGAGCCTGGCGCGCACCGGGCGCAACTTCATCATCCAGGGGCCGCCCGGTACCGGCAAATCCCAGACCATCACCAACCTGATTGCGGACTATGCCGCCCGTGGTCTGCGCGTGCTGTTTGTATGCGAAAAGCGCGCCGCGCTGGACGTGGTATTTCACCGGCTGCAACAGAGTGAGCTGGGCGATTTGTGCTGCCTGATCCACGACTCCCAGACCGACAAGAAAGCGTTTGTCGCAGACCTGCGTGAGTGTTACGAACGCTGGATCGCCGACGATGCACAATCGACCCGATTGCAAACCCGACGCAGCGCCACACTGGCAACCCTGGGCCAGCAACTGGGCCTGATCGAACACTTTGAGCAAGCCATGGCCGGTGTGCCGGACACCTTGGCCTGCTCGGTACGCGAACTGGTGCGCCATCTTGTCGAACTCCCGGCGGTGGCCGCCACGCTGCCGCCCGAAGCTTTGGAACGCCTGCCCGAATGGCGCCATTGGCAAGCGCAAACCGACCTGACCCAGCGCCTGTATCAGGCAGTCAACGAGCGTTTCGGCCTCGACAGCTTTGCGCGTCACCCTTTCAGCCATCTCGCCTCGAGCCTCATCACCCACGAACACGCCTATGGCCAGCTCAAGGCCTTTGTGGATGAGGCCGGTGGGTTGATGGACCGTGTCGAGGCGCTGCTGGAGTCGGAGTCAGGCCTGCTGTCCACTGACACCCGCCTGGCCGATGCGCGCCTGTTGACCCAGGCCGCCGAAGAACTGAGCAGCGCCAATCTGGCAGAACACCTCGACCTGTTGGAGCCCGGTTCTGCAGGTTCCCAGGCGCTGCACACCGAACAAGCTGCGCTGCAGGCGCTGGCCGTGCAGCAGCATAGCGCCAGCGAAACCACCCGCCATTGGCGCAACAAACTTGGCCTTCAAGACACCCAGGCCGCACAAGGCTTGGCGCAACGCCTGGAAAGCTCGCCGTTGCGTTGGTTGCAACCCGCCTGGTGGCGACTGCGTGGCGAACTGCAGCGGCGCTACGACTTCAGCCAGCATGCCATTCGCCCCAGCTACCTCAGCGTGCTCGACAACCTGGCCCGTGAACATACCGCCACTGCCGCGCTGCAGGCCGAGCAGCAACGCCTGCAAGCCCGTTACGGCACCCAGGATATCGGCCTGTTCGTGCAACACCTGCAAGCCCTGCTGCAGCAACTTGGCACCTCACCGTTGCTGCGCCAATGGGTCGAAGGTCTGCGCGGCAACCCGGACGCACTGCCCGGCGTGCGTCGCGAAGCCAGCCTGCGCCAGCCGGTTGCACGCCTGGCCGAGCAAGTCGCTCAGTGTTGTGTGTTCGAGCCGACACTGAGCCTGGGGCAGTTGGCCGAGTACCTGCGCGACCTGCGTGAAGAACTCGACGAGTTGCCGGACACCCTGCCCCTGCTCAATGAACTTCATCACGCCGACCCCGCCTGTTTGCTGGCCGTGCAGCAGCACGCGCTGCCCCAACGTGCGCTGGAAGGGCTGATCGCCCAGGAAAACCTCACTCGGCTGTATCGCGCCAACCCGCCACTGGCGCGCTTCGACGGCGTGGCCCTGAGCCTGGCCGCTCATCAGGTCAGCGCGGCAGAAAGCAGCCTGCTCAAACACAACGCCCATGTTCTCAGCGCCACCCTGCATCAGCGCTTTCAGGAACACGTGAAGCAATCGGCGATGTCGGTGACCCAACTGGACGCCCAGGCCCGGGAGTTCAAGAAAGCCTACGCCAAGGGCCGCCGCGAGCTGGAACATGAACTGGGCAAGACCATGCGTTATCGCTCCATCCGGGAAATGGCCAGTGGCGACAGCGGCCGGGTGATCAACGACCTCAAGCCCATCTGGCTGATGAGCCCGCTGTCGGTGTCGGACACCCTGCCACTGACCCCGGACCTGTTCGACGTCGTGATTTTCGACGAGGCCAGCCAGATCCCCAGCGAAGAAGCCGTACCGGCCCTGAGCCGCGCGCAGCAGGTCATCGTGGTGGGCGACGAGATGCAACTGCCGCCGACCAACTTCTTCTCCAGCGCAGGCGACCAGGAAGATAACGAACTGATTGCCATGGAAGACGGCGAACAGATTGCGATCAACCTCGATGCCGACAGCCTGCTCAGCCAGGCTGCGCGCAACCTGCCCGCGACCCTGTTGGCCTGGCACTACCGCAGTCGCCATGAAGCGTTGATCAGCTTCTCCAATGCGGCGTTCTACGAAGGCCGCTTGATCACGATCCCAGACCGTCGGATCGAGCGCCCCGCGCCGGCTCAAGAGCCCCTGAACTCTGCAGATGCCCAGGCGGTGACACAAGGCGCCGACACGCTGCTCGACAGCCCGATCAGCTTTCTGAAAATGAGCGACGGCGTCTACCTGGCGCGCAGCAACCTGGCCGAAGCGCGCTACATCGCTCAACTGATACGTGAACTGCTGCAGCGTGAGACCGGGCTGAGCCTGGGCATCGTGGCGTTCTCCGAAGCCCAGCAGGGTGCCATCGAGCAGGCTCTCGAAGACCTGGCCGCCAGTGATTCGGCGTTTGCCACTCGCCTTGAGCGCGAATACGTGCGTGAAGATGCCGGGCAGTTCAACGGCCTGTTCGTGAAGAACCTGGAAAACGTCCAGGGGGATGAGCGCGACGTGATCATCCTCAGCATCTGCTATGCCCCAGGCCCGAACGGCAAAATGCTGATGAACTTCGGCCCGATCAACCAGCGTGGCGGGGAAAAACGCCTGAACGTGATCTTCAGTCGCGCGCGCAAGCGCATGGCGATCGTCTCCAGCATCGAAGCCGAAGCCATCACCAACACCCACAACGACGGCGCCGCCGCACTGCGCGCGTTCCTGCAATTCGCCCAGGCCAGCGCCGGTGGCGACGCGCCCCGCTCCCAGGGCATCCTCGCCAACCTCAACCCTGGCGCCAAGCAATCCTTTGCCGTCAGCCTGCCCAAAGACAGCCTGCGCAGCGCCCTGGCTGCCGAGTTGCGCAAGCGCGGGCATACGGTGCAGGAATACGTCGGCCGCTCGCAGTTCCGCTGCGACCTGGCGATCAGCGATGCCAGCGGCGACTACTTCAACCTCGGCATCTTGCTGGACGGTGACGCCGCCATCGCCACGGACGTGCGTGAGCGCTATATCTTCCGTCCGACGGTGCTGCGCAGCTTCGGCTGGAAAATCATCGACGTGCTCAGCCATGACTGGCTGCGCGCACCGCAAGATGTGCTCAATCGCATCGAAGCGCTGCTAAGGGGTGAGGAAACCGCCGTGCTGCCAGAGCCCGAGCCGGCAGTGGAGCCGGAACCGGTTGAAGACGCACCGCCGCCAACGTCCGAAGCAACGCTTGCGATGCGCGAGTTCACGTTTGGTGAAGGCAACTCCAACAAGTTCTGGCGAATCGCGGTCACCGACGCGGAGGTGGTGGTGAACTTCGGCCGCATCGGTACCAAAGGCCAGACCCTGATCAAGGCCCTGGAAAGCCCCGAACGGGCTGCGCGTGAAGCGGAAAAACTGATCGCGGAGAAAGTTCGCAAGGGGTATCAAGAACAAACGGGGCAACGCCAAGCCGATTGA
- a CDS encoding LLM class flavin-dependent oxidoreductase has product MTQRQLKLGALTMGCGGPGRHNLWLDPELPADASVNVDWYIDIARQAEAALFDLIFIVDSQFITPGSPSHYLNRLEPLTLLSALAVSTRHLGLVGTLTTSYNSPYNVARRLASLDLISKGRAGWNVVTSGDAGTAGNYSRDEHYDYDTRYGRAAEHVEVVQGLWHSYEDDAFVRDRATGEFLDPSKLHSLNHKGEHFSVVGPLNIQRSPQGQPVIFQAGDSEQGRDLGAATADVIFTHAASIEQGQAFYRDIKGRAAQHGRNPEQLLVMPGAEIYVGDTDEHAREIEQHYHQADHSFELALKEFGRNFGWHDFSQYDLDAPFPQQSLEAARSSFFTNAKRIADQARDKGFTLRQAVEFGRQLRPGAFVGTADTVAQKMADWFEARAVDGFNIYIGHPSQFKRFTQEVIPLLQERGVYRTRYEGTTLRESLGLDIPKFERQGR; this is encoded by the coding sequence ATGACCCAAAGACAGCTCAAACTCGGCGCCCTGACCATGGGCTGCGGCGGCCCGGGTCGCCATAACCTGTGGCTCGACCCTGAATTGCCGGCCGACGCCAGCGTCAATGTGGACTGGTACATCGACATTGCACGCCAGGCCGAAGCGGCGCTGTTCGACCTGATATTTATCGTCGACAGCCAGTTCATCACGCCGGGTTCGCCTTCCCACTATCTGAACCGGCTGGAGCCGTTGACGCTGCTCTCGGCGCTGGCCGTGAGCACGCGGCATCTGGGGCTGGTCGGCACGCTGACCACTTCCTACAACTCGCCTTACAACGTAGCCCGCCGCCTGGCCTCACTCGACCTGATCAGCAAGGGCCGCGCCGGCTGGAACGTGGTCACCAGCGGCGACGCCGGCACGGCCGGCAATTACAGCCGCGATGAGCATTACGACTACGACACTCGCTATGGCCGCGCAGCCGAGCACGTCGAGGTGGTGCAAGGGCTGTGGCATTCCTACGAGGATGACGCCTTCGTGCGCGACCGCGCCACGGGCGAGTTTCTTGACCCGAGCAAGCTGCACAGCCTGAATCACAAGGGCGAGCATTTTTCGGTGGTCGGCCCGCTGAATATCCAGCGCTCGCCCCAGGGCCAGCCAGTGATCTTCCAGGCCGGTGACTCGGAGCAAGGCCGTGACCTGGGCGCCGCCACCGCAGACGTCATCTTCACCCACGCGGCGAGCATCGAGCAGGGCCAGGCGTTCTACCGCGATATAAAGGGCAGGGCCGCGCAACATGGCCGCAACCCGGAGCAACTGCTGGTGATGCCCGGTGCGGAAATCTACGTGGGCGACACCGACGAGCACGCCCGCGAAATCGAGCAGCATTACCACCAGGCCGACCATAGTTTTGAGCTGGCGCTGAAGGAATTCGGGCGCAATTTCGGTTGGCATGATTTCAGCCAGTACGACCTCGACGCGCCGTTTCCGCAGCAGAGCCTGGAAGCCGCGCGCAGCAGCTTTTTCACCAATGCCAAGCGCATTGCCGATCAGGCGCGGGACAAAGGATTTACTTTGCGCCAAGCGGTGGAGTTTGGACGCCAGTTAAGGCCGGGGGCATTTGTCGGTACGGCCGACACGGTGGCACAGAAAATGGCCGATTGGTTCGAGGCGCGGGCGGTGGACGGCTTCAATATCTACATCGGGCATCCGAGCCAGTTCAAGCGGTTTACCCAGGAAGTCATTCCGTTGTTGCAAGAGCGTGGCGTGTACCGCACGCGCTATGAAGGCACCACGTTGCGCGAGAGTCTGGGGTTGGATATTCCGAAGTTTGAGCGGCAAGGGCGATGA
- a CDS encoding ABC transporter substrate-binding protein has product MRYLTKLAAGVAATVLSLAVHAQTLVVGDQSYNAQAVMEAAGVLNDLPYTLEWKQFTAGSPVAEALNVNSLDIGLLGDAPVLFLGALGAPIKVIAISRQNLEGVAILVSKDSPIHSLADLKGKRAAIWKGSWSQQLLLTALDKAGVPKDSLELRYLSALDASHALEGGSVDVIATWEPYVTQQERQGARVLATAEGLIPAQSFVAASNTAVETKRAQISDFLQRLKKARDWTRQSPANTDAYADAWAKRTRADAGIARAWFARARATVEPVTDQSPLEAQKTVDFFASQGLVKSYRAATLFDPSFAASLQPAVAKNQP; this is encoded by the coding sequence GTGCGTTACCTGACAAAACTGGCGGCCGGTGTGGCCGCCACCGTGCTGAGCCTGGCCGTGCACGCGCAAACCCTGGTGGTGGGCGACCAAAGCTATAACGCCCAGGCCGTGATGGAAGCTGCCGGCGTATTGAACGATCTGCCCTACACGCTGGAATGGAAGCAATTCACTGCCGGCTCCCCGGTGGCTGAGGCACTCAACGTCAACAGCCTGGATATCGGCCTGCTCGGCGATGCGCCGGTGCTGTTTCTCGGCGCATTGGGCGCGCCGATCAAGGTGATTGCCATCAGCCGGCAAAACCTTGAGGGCGTGGCGATTCTGGTCAGCAAAGACTCGCCTATTCACAGCCTTGCAGACCTGAAGGGCAAACGTGCCGCCATCTGGAAGGGCTCGTGGAGCCAGCAATTGCTGCTCACTGCGCTGGATAAAGCCGGCGTCCCCAAGGATTCGCTGGAGCTGCGTTACCTCAGCGCGCTTGACGCTTCCCATGCATTGGAAGGCGGCTCGGTTGACGTAATCGCCACTTGGGAACCTTACGTGACGCAACAGGAACGCCAGGGCGCACGCGTGCTGGCGACAGCTGAAGGGCTGATCCCGGCCCAGAGCTTCGTGGCGGCCAGCAATACAGCGGTCGAGACCAAGCGCGCGCAGATCAGCGACTTCCTCCAGCGCCTGAAAAAAGCCCGTGACTGGACACGCCAAAGCCCGGCCAACACGGATGCCTACGCCGATGCGTGGGCCAAACGCACCCGCGCCGACGCCGGTATCGCCCGCGCCTGGTTTGCCCGGGCGCGCGCCACGGTTGAGCCGGTGACGGACCAATCGCCGCTGGAGGCGCAGAAGACCGTGGACTTTTTCGCCAGCCAGGGGCTGGTCAAGTCTTACCGCGCCGCCACGCTGTTTGATCCTTCATTCGCGGCGTCCTTGCAACCTGCCGTCGCCAAAAACCAGCCCTGA
- a CDS encoding efflux transporter outer membrane subunit: MKEQSRQRASTPDRVVHTPTPLRALARLGWLYIALAGCTVGPDFVRPDAPTHTDYTKESLTKTASADIPAGGAAQRLVAGMDIPGQWWTLFRSPPLNALVEEALRANPDVTAAQAALRQANELVYADQASLFPSVNANASKTREKISGAQTGLPSSPILTVSSASLSVSYAPDVFGGTRRQIESSTQQAEYERFQLEATYLTLTANVVNTAISLASVRDQIAATEEIIRLQSGQLDLLQAQRRLGAIADTDVLTQQTALAQTRASLPPLQKQLAQTRNQLMAYLGRFPNQDRGEAFSLASLHLPEELPVSLPSALVGQRPDVRSAQAQLHQASANIGVAVANQLPQFSITGSLGSTALSGTRLFSAGTGVWSLAGAIAQPIFDAGALEHRKRAAVAAYDQSAALYRGTVITAFQDVANALRALQADADALNQQVVAERSAQASLDLVQAQFKLGAVAYINLLTAQQTYQNTVVTRVRAQAARYSDTTALFQALGGGWWNRADVDPATRGAPDRFGLPSWQEIMPPKQATRLN, from the coding sequence ATGAAAGAGCAGTCTCGCCAGCGTGCTTCAACGCCCGATCGGGTGGTCCACACCCCTACCCCTCTTCGAGCGCTTGCGCGCCTGGGCTGGCTGTACATCGCGCTGGCCGGGTGCACCGTGGGGCCGGATTTTGTGCGCCCAGACGCGCCGACGCATACCGATTACACAAAAGAAAGCCTGACCAAAACTGCCAGCGCCGATATTCCCGCCGGCGGCGCGGCACAACGCCTGGTGGCCGGCATGGACATTCCGGGGCAATGGTGGACGCTGTTCCGCTCGCCCCCACTGAACGCGCTGGTCGAAGAGGCCTTGCGCGCCAACCCCGACGTCACCGCCGCTCAAGCCGCATTGCGTCAGGCCAATGAGCTGGTTTACGCCGATCAGGCTTCGTTGTTCCCGTCGGTGAACGCCAATGCTTCGAAAACCCGCGAGAAAATATCCGGGGCGCAGACCGGCCTGCCGTCATCGCCGATTCTCACCGTCAGTTCCGCATCACTGAGCGTTTCGTACGCCCCGGACGTGTTCGGTGGCACGCGCCGGCAGATCGAATCCTCCACGCAACAAGCCGAGTACGAACGGTTTCAACTGGAGGCGACTTACCTCACCCTGACCGCCAACGTGGTCAACACCGCGATCAGCCTGGCCTCCGTGCGCGATCAAATCGCCGCCACCGAGGAAATCATCCGCCTGCAGAGCGGCCAGCTCGATTTGCTGCAAGCGCAGCGGCGGTTGGGCGCCATCGCCGACACCGACGTGCTGACCCAGCAGACCGCACTGGCGCAAACCCGTGCCAGCCTGCCGCCGCTGCAAAAACAGCTGGCGCAGACCCGCAACCAATTGATGGCCTACCTGGGGCGCTTTCCCAATCAGGACCGGGGCGAAGCGTTCAGTCTGGCGTCCCTGCACCTGCCGGAAGAACTGCCGGTCAGCCTGCCTTCCGCGTTGGTCGGGCAGCGGCCGGATGTGCGTTCGGCGCAAGCCCAATTGCACCAGGCGAGCGCCAATATAGGTGTGGCGGTCGCCAATCAGTTGCCTCAGTTCAGCATTACCGGGTCACTGGGTTCCACGGCGTTAAGCGGCACCCGCCTGTTTTCTGCCGGCACCGGGGTTTGGAGCCTCGCCGGGGCCATCGCACAGCCGATTTTTGACGCCGGCGCCTTGGAGCATCGCAAACGTGCGGCCGTGGCGGCCTACGACCAATCGGCGGCGCTGTATCGCGGCACGGTGATCACGGCGTTTCAGGACGTCGCCAACGCGCTGCGAGCGCTGCAAGCCGATGCCGATGCGCTCAACCAGCAAGTCGTGGCCGAGCGCTCGGCGCAAGCCAGCCTGGACCTGGTGCAGGCGCAGTTCAAGCTCGGGGCCGTGGCGTACATCAACCTGCTCACCGCCCAGCAAACCTACCAGAACACCGTGGTCACGCGGGTCAGGGCGCAGGCCGCGCGCTACAGCGACACCACGGCGCTGTTCCAGGCCTTGGGTGGCGGCTGGTGGAACCGCGCGGACGTAGACCCCGCCACCAGAGGTGCGCCGGACCGCTTCGGCTTGCCGTCGTGGCAAGAAATCATGCCGCCCAAACAGGCGACGCGACTGAACTGA
- a CDS encoding efflux RND transporter periplasmic adaptor subunit, whose translation MADVKTEQSAPRKRRLWRPMLIMVVVVLVIVAIIAGVKFVQISALIAQSKMPLPAAVVTALHVPYADWQPNVSAVGSMKAVRGVDVTTEVGGIVRTIGFKPGQEVAAQALLVQLNADSDIAQLHSLEATADLAAIVLKRDKAQFAVNAVSQAQVDTDTADLKAKLAAAEQQRALVEKKSIRAPFAGRIGITGVNPGQYLNPGDKIATLQTFDPIYIDFSVPQTQLEAIAIGQTVAVTADGLSHQTFKGRISTVDTQFDATTRNVTVEATVENPKQTLVPGMFARAVVSAGSPQRYLTVPQTAVTYNPYGTTVFIATSSKNDKGEEVLTAQQTFIKTGPTRGDQVAIVDGVKEGDLLITSGQMKLKNGSPVKIDNSAAPLNDPAPTPQEH comes from the coding sequence ATGGCTGACGTCAAGACTGAACAGAGTGCTCCGCGCAAGCGCCGGCTGTGGCGGCCCATGCTCATCATGGTCGTGGTGGTGCTGGTGATCGTTGCGATCATCGCCGGGGTTAAGTTCGTGCAGATTTCGGCGCTGATCGCCCAATCAAAAATGCCGCTGCCTGCTGCCGTGGTCACGGCCTTGCACGTGCCGTATGCGGATTGGCAGCCCAATGTCTCCGCGGTGGGGTCGATGAAAGCGGTCAGGGGCGTGGACGTGACCACGGAAGTGGGCGGCATCGTGCGCACGATCGGGTTCAAGCCCGGGCAGGAAGTGGCCGCCCAGGCGCTCCTCGTGCAACTGAATGCCGACTCGGACATCGCCCAACTGCATTCGCTGGAAGCCACGGCAGACCTGGCCGCCATTGTGCTCAAGCGTGACAAGGCACAGTTTGCGGTCAATGCCGTGTCCCAGGCACAGGTCGATACCGACACCGCCGACCTCAAGGCCAAACTCGCCGCCGCCGAGCAGCAACGCGCGCTGGTGGAGAAAAAATCGATTCGCGCGCCATTTGCCGGGCGCATCGGCATTACCGGCGTCAACCCGGGCCAATACCTCAACCCCGGCGACAAAATCGCCACCTTGCAAACCTTCGACCCGATCTACATCGACTTCAGCGTGCCGCAAACCCAACTGGAAGCCATCGCCATCGGCCAGACCGTCGCGGTGACAGCTGACGGCCTGTCCCATCAAACCTTCAAGGGCCGCATCAGCACCGTCGATACCCAGTTCGACGCCACCACGCGCAACGTCACCGTCGAAGCCACCGTCGAAAACCCCAAGCAAACCCTGGTGCCCGGCATGTTTGCCCGCGCGGTGGTGAGTGCCGGCAGCCCGCAACGCTACCTCACGGTTCCGCAAACGGCGGTCACCTACAACCCCTACGGCACCACGGTGTTTATCGCCACATCGAGCAAAAACGACAAGGGCGAGGAAGTGCTCACGGCGCAGCAGACCTTCATCAAGACCGGCCCTACCCGTGGCGACCAGGTGGCCATTGTTGACGGCGTGAAAGAAGGCGACCTGTTGATTACCAGCGGCCAGATGAAGCTCAAAAATGGCTCGCCGGTGAAAATCGACAACAGCGCCGCGCCGCTGAACGACCCCGCCCCGACGCCGCAAGAACATTAA